The sequence TTCGATCTGGCTGTAGTCCGCGGTGAGCAGCGACTCGTACCCCTCGCCGACGACGAAACCGCGGCGGATCGCCCGGCCCTCGTCGGTGCGCACCGGGACGTTCTGCAGGTTGGGGTCGGTGGAGGACAGCCGCCCGGTGGCCGCGACGGTCTGGCTGAACGTGGTGTGGATACGGCCCTCGGGCGCGATCGTCTTGACCAGGCCCTCCACGGTGACCCGCAGCTTCGCCTGCTCACGGTGGCGCAGCATGATCACCGGCAGCTCGTGGTCGGTCTGCCCGGCCAGCCAGGCCAACGCGTCGGCGTCCGTGGTGTAACCGGTCTTCGTCTTCTTCGTCCTGGGCAGGCCCAGCTCGCCGAAGAGCACCTCCTGGAGCTGCTTGGGCGAGCCGAGGTTGAACTCGTGGCCCACCGAGGCATGCGCCTCCTCCACCGCGTGCCGCACCGCGCCCGCGAACTGCTCCTCCAGCCCCTCCAGATGCGCCCGGTCCGCCGCGATCCCGGCCCGCTCCATCTTCGCCAGCAGCGCCGACGTCGGCAGCTCCACGTCATGCAGCAACTCGGCCGCGCCCACCTCCGGCAGCCGCTGCCCGAACACCTCGCCCAGGTCCAGCACGGTCCGCGCCTGCACCATCAGCGCCTCGGCGGCGGCCGCCTCTCCGTCGTCCTCCTCGCCGAACGCCAACTGGCCGCTGTCCGAAGCCGCCGGCGCCAGCTCACGCCCCAGGTACTCCACCGACAGCACGTCCAGCGCGAACGACCGGCGGCCCGGCTTGATCAGGTACGCCGCCAGCGCCGTGTCCATCCCGACGCCCTCCACCCGCCAGCCGTGCTCGGCGAAGACCCGCATCACGTTCTTCGCGTTGTGCACCACCTTGGGCCGCTCGGCATCGGCCAGCCACGCCGCGAACGCCTTCTCGTCCGCCCCGTCCAGCTGCGCCGGGTCGAACCACGCCGCGTCCTCGCCCGCGGCCAGCGCGACCTGGGTGACACCGCCCGAACCCAGCGCCCAGGTGTCCACGCTCGCCAGCCCCACCGGGCCCTCGGCATGCGACTCCAGCCAGCCCGGCAGCTCGCCGGCCGACAGCACCTCGCCCTCGACCGCCACCCCCTCGGCGATCTCCGCCTCCTCCGCGGCCGCACCCGGATCGGCGGCGAACAGCCGCTCCCGGAAGTTCGGATTGCGGAACTCCAGCGCGTCCAGCACCTGGCCCAGTGCCTCGCGGTCGTACGGCTCCCGGCCCAACTTCTCGGCACCCGCGGGCAACGCCACGTCCCGCACCATCTCGGTCAGCCGCCGGTTCAGCTTCACCGCGTCCAGATGGGCCCGCAGGTTCTCGCCCGCCTTGCCCTTCACCTCGTCGACCCGCTCGCACAGCTCCGCGAACGAACCGAACTGGGTGATCCACTTCGCCGCGGTCTTCTCCCCCACCCCCGGGATACCCGGCAGGTTGTCCGACGGGTCACCGCGCAGCGCCGCGAAGTCCGGATACTGCCTCGGCGTCAGGCCGTACCGCTCCTCGACCTTCGCCGGGGTGTACCGCGTCAGCTCCGATACGCCCTTGGTGGGGTACAGCACCGTGACATGGTCCGACACCAGCTGGAACGAGTCCCGGTCACCGGTGACGATCAGCACCTCGTAACCCAGCGCCTCCGCCTGCGTGGCCAAGGTGGCGATGATGTCGTCGGCCTCGAAGCCCTCCACCGCGAACCGCGGCACCAGCATCGCGTCCAGCAACTCCCCGATCAGCCCGACCTGCGAGCTGAACTCGTCGGGGGTCTTCGACCGCGTCGCCTTGTACTCCGGGAACTCGTCGAACCGCCACGTCTTGCGCGACACGTCGAACGCCACCGCCAGGTGCGTCGGCTGCTCGTCACGCAACGTGTTCGCCAGCATCGACGCGAACCCGTACACCGCGTTCGTCGGCTGGCCCGTGACCGTGTTGAAGTTCTCCACGGGCAGCGCGTAGAACGCCCGGTACGCCAGCGAATGCCCGTCGAGCAGCATCAGCCGCGGTCGGTCGGTCGTCTTCTTCGATCCGGATACTTTCTCAGCCACGATCCGATCCTCCCACGCCCCACCGACACTCCCTTCTTTCGCCGCCGGCCCGCCGGCTACCACGGGTGGGCCGGGAGGGTGTTCGTGCCCACTCGGGGACCGAAGGGCCCGGAGGCGAGCCGGCGGCAATACAGTGGCCGTATGGCGAAGAAGCCCCCCACCGGTGACCCTGTCCAGGACGCGCCGCACGTCGGCGCGCCGAAGCACGCCGCCGCGGGGCTGCCCGCGGTCGCTCGGAGCATGAAGATCGCCGAAGCCCAGATGGGCGCCAGAAGAACCGCGCTGACCCTGCTGAAGGTCAACCAGAAGAGCGGCTTCGACTGCCCCGGTTGTGCCTGGCCCGAAGGCGACCACCGCCACACGTTCGAGTTCTGCGAGAACGGCGCGAAAGCCGTCGCGGAGGAAGCGACACTGCGTCGGGTCACCCCCGACTTCTTCGCCGCGCACCCCGTCTCCGACCTGGCCCGCCGCAGCGGATACTGGCTCGGCCAGCAAGGCCGCATCACCCAGCCGATGTACCTGCCCGAAGGCGCCGACCACTACGAAGCCGTGCCCTGGGAGCGGGCGTTCGAGATCATCGCCGGCGAACTGGGCGCCCTGGACAGCCCCGACGAAGCCG comes from Streptomyces sp. NBC_00448 and encodes:
- the polA gene encoding DNA polymerase I: MLLDGHSLAYRAFYALPVENFNTVTGQPTNAVYGFASMLANTLRDEQPTHLAVAFDVSRKTWRFDEFPEYKATRSKTPDEFSSQVGLIGELLDAMLVPRFAVEGFEADDIIATLATQAEALGYEVLIVTGDRDSFQLVSDHVTVLYPTKGVSELTRYTPAKVEERYGLTPRQYPDFAALRGDPSDNLPGIPGVGEKTAAKWITQFGSFAELCERVDEVKGKAGENLRAHLDAVKLNRRLTEMVRDVALPAGAEKLGREPYDREALGQVLDALEFRNPNFRERLFAADPGAAAEEAEIAEGVAVEGEVLSAGELPGWLESHAEGPVGLASVDTWALGSGGVTQVALAAGEDAAWFDPAQLDGADEKAFAAWLADAERPKVVHNAKNVMRVFAEHGWRVEGVGMDTALAAYLIKPGRRSFALDVLSVEYLGRELAPAASDSGQLAFGEEDDGEAAAAEALMVQARTVLDLGEVFGQRLPEVGAAELLHDVELPTSALLAKMERAGIAADRAHLEGLEEQFAGAVRHAVEEAHASVGHEFNLGSPKQLQEVLFGELGLPRTKKTKTGYTTDADALAWLAGQTDHELPVIMLRHREQAKLRVTVEGLVKTIAPEGRIHTTFSQTVAATGRLSSTDPNLQNVPVRTDEGRAIRRGFVVGEGYESLLTADYSQIELRVMAHLSEDDGLIAAFTSGEDLHTTVGSQVFSVERDKVDAEMRRKIKAMSYGLAYGLSAFGLSQQLGIEAAEARALMETYFERFGGVRDYLHRAVEEARGTGYTETLLGRRRYLPDLNSDNRQRREMAERMALNAPIQGSAADIVKIAMLRVDEALTEQQLDSRMLLQVHDEIVLEVAPGEREQVEALVRREMSTAYPLRAPLDVSVGAGPDWESAAH